The following coding sequences lie in one Mycobacterium sp. Z3061 genomic window:
- a CDS encoding thioesterase domain-containing protein — protein MLADAADPGVDHPVWSGHTTAVAPGVGLWLTDIPRAVIEYGQLVAALPLRRALPAGDGHPVLVLPGLLAGDGTTWTLRRLLTRLGYQAHGWGLGVNVGPTTKVVAGMTALLDELHDRYDAPVSLIGWSLGGIFARRLARRSPSAVRQVITLGSPYRMQHEGQSRAARHFNLFARLHAERHELPLSMENEPLQVPATSIYSRYDGMVAWQTCVDAASDRAENIEVLSSHIGYGHHPATVWAIADRLAQPAGSWAPFRPPAALRPLFPKPHG, from the coding sequence ATGCTGGCCGACGCCGCCGACCCGGGCGTGGACCATCCCGTGTGGTCCGGTCACACCACCGCCGTGGCCCCGGGAGTGGGCCTCTGGCTCACCGACATCCCGCGCGCCGTGATCGAGTACGGCCAATTGGTCGCCGCGCTGCCGCTGCGGCGCGCGCTCCCGGCCGGCGACGGGCATCCGGTGCTGGTGTTGCCCGGCCTGCTCGCCGGCGACGGCACCACGTGGACCCTGCGCCGCCTGCTGACCCGCCTCGGTTATCAGGCGCACGGGTGGGGGCTCGGCGTCAACGTCGGGCCGACGACCAAGGTGGTCGCCGGTATGACCGCGCTTCTCGACGAGCTGCACGACCGGTATGACGCTCCGGTCAGCCTGATCGGCTGGAGCCTGGGCGGCATCTTCGCGCGCCGGCTGGCCCGCCGCAGTCCGTCGGCGGTGCGGCAGGTGATCACCCTCGGCAGCCCGTACCGCATGCAGCACGAAGGCCAGTCCCGGGCCGCGCGCCACTTCAACCTGTTCGCGCGCCTGCACGCGGAGCGACACGAGCTGCCGCTGTCGATGGAGAACGAGCCCCTGCAGGTGCCGGCGACGTCGATCTACTCGCGCTACGACGGCATGGTCGCGTGGCAGACGTGTGTCGATGCCGCGTCCGATCGTGCGGAGAACATCGAGGTGCTCAGCAGTCACATCGGTTACGGCCATCACCCGGCCACCGTCTGGGCGATCGCGGACCGGCTGGCGCAACCGGCCGGCAGTTGGGCCCCGTTCCGGCCGCCGGCGGCACTGCGTCCGTTGTTCCCCAAGCCGCACGGGTAG
- a CDS encoding MaoC family dehydratase, whose protein sequence is MTTTDSRTTTLRWQDISEGDEVTPMEIPITTTMIVAGAIASRDFMPVHHDRDYANKQGSPNLFMNILTSNGYCVRFLTDWAGPDAMVKKLSIRLGVPCFPDDPLRFTGTVSGKTEGTDGENFVEVTFQAANSLGNHVSGTAVLSLLDGAA, encoded by the coding sequence ATGACCACCACCGACAGCCGCACCACCACTCTCAGGTGGCAGGACATCTCCGAGGGCGACGAAGTCACCCCGATGGAAATCCCGATCACCACAACGATGATCGTCGCCGGTGCGATCGCTTCCCGAGACTTCATGCCCGTGCATCACGACCGCGACTACGCCAATAAGCAGGGTTCGCCCAACCTGTTCATGAACATCCTGACCAGCAACGGTTACTGCGTGCGATTCCTCACCGATTGGGCCGGGCCCGACGCGATGGTCAAGAAGTTGTCGATTCGCCTTGGCGTGCCGTGTTTTCCGGACGACCCGCTGCGCTTCACGGGCACGGTGAGCGGCAAGACCGAAGGCACTGACGGAGAGAACTTCGTCGAAGTGACGTTCCAGGCGGCCAACAGCCTCGGCAACCACGTCTCGGGAACCGCGGTGCTCAGCCTGCTGGACGGAGCCGCCTGA
- a CDS encoding acyl-CoA dehydrogenase family protein, with amino-acid sequence MDFTFTEEQETVAKLARELFERRATPDRLTELEAGVRYDEALWKELGAIDLLGTALPESVGGNGGGFLELGVLLAEVGWAVAPVPAYATLALGADPIARYGNPDQLRRYLPDVVAGDRILTAGLAEPGRSDPRFPATTARRDGTNWRLDGTKELVPAAQLADTLLIPATTADGDAAIFLVATDAHGVEVRPVPTTSREPHADVFLDGAAVSGQDRLDGDIESLYTRALIALCAIQLGVVDRALHIAARYTSEREQFGRPIGSFQAVQQRMADAFIDVEAIRWTTWHAAWLLANGRPADRTARIAKFWAAEAGARVAATAQHVHGGIGIDTTYPLHRYFLWAKHNELTLGPASQQLAHLGATYGATYGATDSEGPA; translated from the coding sequence ATGGACTTCACCTTCACCGAAGAGCAGGAGACGGTCGCCAAGCTGGCCCGCGAGTTGTTCGAGCGTCGCGCCACCCCGGACCGGCTGACCGAACTCGAAGCCGGAGTCCGTTATGACGAGGCGCTGTGGAAGGAACTGGGCGCCATCGACCTGCTCGGCACCGCGCTACCGGAATCGGTGGGCGGAAACGGAGGCGGCTTCCTGGAACTCGGGGTGCTGCTGGCCGAGGTCGGATGGGCCGTGGCCCCGGTGCCGGCCTACGCCACTCTGGCGCTGGGTGCCGATCCCATTGCCCGCTACGGTAATCCGGACCAACTGCGCCGCTACCTGCCCGACGTGGTGGCCGGCGACCGTATCCTCACCGCGGGCCTGGCCGAACCGGGCCGCTCCGATCCGAGGTTTCCGGCGACCACCGCCCGGCGCGATGGAACCAATTGGCGCCTCGACGGGACGAAGGAGCTGGTGCCCGCCGCGCAACTGGCTGACACCCTGCTGATTCCGGCCACCACCGCGGACGGCGACGCAGCGATTTTCCTGGTGGCCACCGACGCTCACGGCGTCGAGGTGCGGCCGGTGCCGACCACCAGCCGCGAGCCGCATGCCGACGTATTTCTGGACGGTGCAGCGGTTTCCGGGCAAGACCGGCTTGACGGTGACATCGAGTCGCTCTACACCCGTGCCCTGATCGCGCTGTGCGCCATTCAGCTCGGCGTCGTCGACCGGGCGTTACATATCGCCGCCCGCTATACCAGCGAGCGTGAGCAGTTCGGCCGGCCGATAGGCAGCTTTCAGGCCGTGCAGCAGCGGATGGCGGACGCCTTCATCGATGTCGAGGCGATCCGGTGGACCACCTGGCATGCGGCGTGGCTGCTGGCCAACGGGCGTCCCGCCGACCGAACGGCCCGCATCGCCAAATTCTGGGCGGCCGAAGCAGGCGCCCGGGTGGCCGCCACGGCGCAACACGTGCACGGCGGCATCGGAATCGACACCACGTACCCCCTGCACCGCTATTTCCTGTGGGCCAAACACAACGAACTCACCCTCGGCCCGGCGTCCCAGCAGCTTGCCCACCTCGGCGCGACGTATGGCGCGACGTACGGCGCGACGGATTCGGAAGGACCCGCATGA
- a CDS encoding alpha/beta hydrolase encodes MVVAIARPKIEGSIAVGEDRQIGFAEFGAPQGRAVFWLHGTPGARRQIPTEARVYADHHNVRLIGVDRPGIGSSTPYQYEAVAAFADDLRAIADTLGIDKMAVVGLSGGGPYALACAAGLADRVVAAGVLGGVAPTQGPDAISGGLMNLGLRVAPLLRLGGNPLRLGASLMIRAARPIASPALDVYALLSPEADRHLLTRPEFKAMFLDDLLNGSRKQLAAPFNDVIVFARDWGFRLEEVTVPVRWWHGDHDHIIPFSHGEHVVSRLPNAELFHLPGESHLAGLGRGEEILSTLMKVWDEEA; translated from the coding sequence ATGGTTGTCGCGATCGCCCGCCCCAAGATCGAAGGAAGCATCGCCGTCGGTGAAGACCGCCAGATCGGCTTCGCCGAATTCGGCGCGCCGCAGGGACGCGCGGTCTTCTGGCTGCACGGCACACCGGGCGCGCGCCGGCAGATCCCGACCGAGGCCCGCGTCTACGCCGACCACCACAATGTCCGTCTGATCGGCGTCGACCGGCCCGGGATCGGCTCGTCGACCCCCTATCAGTACGAGGCCGTCGCCGCGTTCGCCGACGACCTGCGCGCCATCGCCGACACCCTGGGCATCGACAAGATGGCCGTCGTCGGATTGTCCGGCGGGGGCCCGTACGCCCTCGCCTGCGCCGCCGGGCTGGCCGATCGGGTCGTCGCTGCCGGTGTGCTCGGCGGTGTGGCGCCGACCCAGGGACCCGACGCGATCAGCGGCGGCCTGATGAACCTCGGGCTGCGGGTCGCGCCGTTGCTGAGGCTGGGCGGTAATCCGCTGCGGCTGGGGGCGAGCCTGATGATCCGCGCCGCGCGCCCGATCGCGTCCCCGGCGCTCGACGTCTACGCGCTGCTCTCACCCGAGGCCGACCGGCATCTGCTCACCCGGCCCGAATTCAAGGCGATGTTCCTCGACGACCTGCTCAACGGCAGCCGCAAGCAGCTCGCGGCGCCGTTCAACGACGTGATCGTCTTCGCCCGTGACTGGGGATTCCGGCTCGAGGAAGTCACGGTCCCGGTCCGCTGGTGGCACGGCGACCATGACCACATCATCCCGTTCTCCCACGGCGAGCACGTCGTGTCGCGGTTGCCCAACGCCGAGCTGTTTCATCTTCCCGGCGAAAGTCATCTCGCCGGTCTGGGCCGCGGCGAGGAGATTCTGTCCACCCTGATGAAGGTCTGGGACGAGGAGGCTTGA
- a CDS encoding aldehyde dehydrogenase family protein → MAELPPTGLIDTYQLYIDGRWVEPENGRYDDISPSTEQVIATAPDASVGQVSAAVDAARRAFDEGPWATMSAQQRGNCLSQLGDALLKYADDFFALSQVEWGCTANERMMQIDGAAFMAMHSAQLATQLADETVTGIGAGKTVLRHVPLGVVSVLTPWNFPHLLNVMKLNHALTAGNTVVLKPSPLTPLAGLALARIIDEHTDFPPGVINVVTPSGIEAAQLLTTDPRIDMVSFTGSTVVGRQVMSAAGDSLKRLLLELGGKSACIILDDAEVTDDMLQQMLFDCCSLHSGQACILQSRLLVPDSLHDDVVERLVTLARAVNVGDPTDLDVQMGPLISDAQRGRVEAHVAGALGEGASLATGGGRPAGLDTGFYFEPTILTGVEPEFAIAQEEVFGPVLSVLRYRDEDDAVAIANNSSYGLSGSVWGGDVDRAVGVARRIRTGQVAVNGCGPGAAPFGGFKLSGLGREGGGIGGVYQYMEQMAIGVPA, encoded by the coding sequence ATGGCCGAACTACCGCCCACCGGACTGATCGACACCTATCAGCTCTACATCGACGGCCGTTGGGTGGAGCCGGAAAACGGCCGCTACGACGACATCTCGCCGTCCACCGAGCAGGTCATCGCCACCGCGCCGGACGCGAGCGTCGGGCAGGTCAGTGCCGCGGTCGATGCCGCGCGCCGGGCATTCGACGAAGGGCCATGGGCCACCATGAGCGCGCAGCAGCGCGGAAACTGCCTCAGCCAGCTCGGCGACGCACTGCTGAAGTACGCAGACGACTTCTTCGCGCTGTCCCAGGTGGAATGGGGCTGCACCGCCAACGAGCGGATGATGCAGATCGACGGCGCCGCGTTCATGGCCATGCACTCCGCGCAACTTGCCACGCAACTGGCCGATGAGACGGTCACCGGGATCGGTGCCGGAAAGACGGTGCTGCGTCACGTACCGCTGGGCGTCGTATCGGTCCTGACGCCGTGGAATTTTCCGCACCTGCTCAATGTCATGAAGCTCAACCACGCGCTGACCGCGGGCAACACCGTCGTCCTCAAGCCATCCCCACTCACACCGCTGGCCGGGCTGGCCCTCGCACGAATCATCGACGAGCACACCGACTTTCCGCCCGGCGTGATCAATGTCGTCACCCCATCGGGCATCGAGGCGGCCCAACTGCTCACCACCGATCCGCGGATCGACATGGTCAGCTTCACCGGCAGTACCGTTGTCGGCCGCCAGGTCATGTCCGCGGCGGGAGACTCGTTGAAGCGGCTGCTGCTGGAGCTCGGTGGCAAGTCCGCATGCATCATCCTCGACGACGCCGAGGTCACCGACGATATGTTGCAGCAGATGCTGTTCGACTGTTGCTCACTGCATTCCGGGCAGGCCTGCATTCTGCAGAGCAGGCTCTTGGTACCCGATTCGCTGCACGACGACGTCGTGGAACGACTGGTCACATTGGCGCGGGCGGTGAATGTCGGCGACCCGACCGACCTCGACGTGCAGATGGGTCCGTTGATCAGCGACGCGCAGCGCGGCCGGGTCGAAGCGCACGTCGCCGGGGCGTTAGGCGAGGGCGCCAGCCTGGCCACCGGCGGCGGCCGCCCGGCCGGCCTGGACACCGGCTTCTACTTCGAGCCGACGATCCTGACCGGCGTCGAGCCTGAATTCGCGATCGCGCAGGAAGAAGTCTTCGGGCCGGTGCTGAGCGTGCTGCGGTACCGCGACGAGGACGACGCGGTCGCGATCGCCAACAACTCCAGTTACGGCCTGTCCGGCTCGGTGTGGGGTGGCGACGTGGATCGCGCGGTGGGCGTCGCCCGCCGCATCCGGACCGGGCAGGTCGCGGTCAACGGGTGCGGGCCCGGCGCCGCCCCCTTCGGTGGTTTCAAGCTCAGCGGTCTGGGTCGCGAGGGCGGCGGCATCGGCGGGGTTTACCAGTACATGGAGCAAATGGCGATCGGGGTTCCGGCGTGA
- a CDS encoding cytochrome P450, translating into MCRIAGRLAVLTDAPLHSPDFYAGDPYPAYRELRATSPVHWNDVTEFWALLKYEDIRYVSSNPALFTSTKGISIPDPNVPNPVQEGNLIFTDPPRHRQMRKLINSGFTRRRVAVLEPKIREIVRGILDQVEPGSVHEFAEELAAPLPTRMIAELIGAPTQDWEQFRAWSDAATGTADPEIELDAFVAIGQLFEYFQKLIAARRVEPRNDLLSVLAEAELDEHRLTDEDLLNFSFLLLVAGNETTRNLIALGTLALIEHPDQCRLLIEDPTLIPGAVEEMLRWTSPVVSMSRVATTDTEIRGRLIRAGQVVTMLYGSANRDEDVFGADSEEFKVTRHPNPHIAFGCGEHSCIGAQLARLEATVFFEELLRRYPRLELVGDVDRMKATMVPGVKRMPVRLGV; encoded by the coding sequence ATGTGTCGGATCGCAGGGAGGCTCGCCGTGCTCACCGATGCTCCGCTGCACTCCCCCGATTTCTATGCCGGTGACCCCTACCCGGCGTACCGGGAGCTGCGCGCGACCTCCCCGGTGCACTGGAACGACGTGACCGAATTCTGGGCCCTGTTGAAGTACGAGGACATCCGCTACGTCTCGAGCAACCCGGCGCTCTTCACCTCGACCAAAGGCATCTCGATACCGGATCCGAACGTGCCCAACCCGGTTCAGGAGGGCAACCTCATCTTCACCGACCCCCCGCGGCACCGGCAGATGCGCAAGCTGATCAACTCGGGCTTCACGCGGCGGCGTGTGGCGGTGCTCGAACCGAAGATCCGCGAAATCGTGCGCGGCATCCTCGATCAGGTGGAACCCGGCTCCGTGCACGAATTCGCCGAGGAGCTCGCGGCCCCGTTGCCCACCCGGATGATCGCCGAGCTGATCGGCGCTCCGACACAGGACTGGGAGCAGTTCCGCGCCTGGTCGGACGCCGCCACCGGCACGGCCGATCCCGAGATCGAACTCGACGCATTCGTGGCCATCGGTCAGCTGTTCGAATACTTCCAGAAGCTCATCGCCGCGCGCCGTGTCGAACCGCGCAATGACCTGCTGTCGGTGCTGGCTGAAGCCGAGCTCGACGAACACCGGCTCACCGACGAGGACCTGCTGAATTTCTCGTTCCTGCTACTCGTCGCCGGAAACGAGACCACCCGCAACCTGATTGCCCTGGGCACCCTCGCATTGATCGAGCACCCCGACCAATGCCGGTTGCTGATCGAGGACCCGACGCTGATCCCCGGTGCCGTCGAGGAGATGCTGCGGTGGACCAGCCCGGTGGTCAGCATGTCGCGGGTGGCGACGACCGATACCGAGATTCGTGGCCGACTGATCCGCGCGGGTCAGGTGGTCACCATGCTGTACGGGTCGGCCAACCGGGACGAGGATGTGTTCGGCGCCGACTCCGAAGAGTTCAAGGTGACGCGCCACCCCAACCCGCACATCGCGTTCGGGTGCGGCGAACACTCGTGCATCGGAGCGCAATTGGCACGGCTGGAAGCCACCGTGTTCTTCGAGGAGTTGTTGCGTCGCTATCCCCGGCTCGAACTGGTCGGCGACGTCGACCGCATGAAAGCCACCATGGTGCCCGGGGTCAAGCGGATGCCCGTGCGGCTGGGGGTCTGA
- a CDS encoding MaoC family dehydratase N-terminal domain-containing protein yields the protein MTDAELQAKVRALVGQPTGGTGKPQLAPDPVNQPMIRHWAYALADFNPVYIDPDFAATSRFGGIVSPPVMLQTWIMPSPKLEGIGDRGGAPVEIKSNPTAFLDEAGYTSTVATNSEFEIERYPRLGDVISSTAVYESVSDEKTTALGTGFFLTWLTTYTDQHGEVLGRQRFRVLRFKPAN from the coding sequence GTGACAGACGCTGAGCTGCAGGCCAAGGTGCGGGCCCTGGTCGGCCAGCCTACTGGCGGAACCGGAAAGCCCCAGCTGGCGCCCGATCCGGTCAATCAGCCGATGATCCGGCACTGGGCCTATGCGCTCGCCGATTTCAATCCCGTCTACATCGACCCGGATTTCGCGGCGACGTCGAGGTTCGGTGGCATCGTGTCGCCGCCGGTCATGCTGCAGACCTGGATCATGCCTTCCCCGAAGCTGGAGGGTATCGGAGACCGCGGCGGCGCCCCGGTCGAAATCAAGTCCAATCCAACGGCTTTCCTGGACGAGGCCGGTTACACCAGCACGGTGGCCACCAACTCGGAGTTCGAGATCGAACGCTATCCGAGGCTGGGCGATGTGATCAGCTCGACTGCCGTGTACGAATCGGTCTCCGACGAGAAGACGACGGCGCTGGGCACCGGTTTTTTTCTGACCTGGTTGACCACCTATACCGATCAGCACGGTGAAGTGCTTGGCCGGCAACGATTCCGGGTCCTGCGATTCAAGCCGGCCAACTGA
- a CDS encoding Zn-ribbon domain-containing OB-fold protein, producing MATRLPPTISPDTEFFWNGLRDNKLLIQRCSGCGALRHPPRPMCPHCRSLEWEPIESSGRGTVYSYVMPHEPRFPFFDYPYVVALVQLEEGIRLVSNLTDIDPADVTVGMPVEVYFQNFDDDLVLHQFRPSS from the coding sequence ATGGCCACCCGACTGCCGCCGACGATCAGCCCCGACACCGAGTTCTTCTGGAACGGGTTGCGGGACAATAAGCTCCTGATCCAGCGCTGCAGCGGCTGCGGTGCGCTGCGCCACCCGCCCCGGCCGATGTGTCCGCACTGCCGCTCGCTGGAGTGGGAGCCCATCGAGTCATCAGGCCGGGGCACCGTCTACAGCTACGTGATGCCGCACGAGCCACGGTTCCCGTTCTTCGACTACCCCTACGTGGTGGCGCTGGTGCAACTCGAGGAAGGCATCCGGCTGGTCTCCAACCTGACCGACATCGACCCCGCCGACGTCACCGTCGGAATGCCGGTCGAGGTCTACTTCCAGAATTTCGACGACGATCTGGTGCTGCACCAGTTCCGGCCGAGTAGCTAG
- a CDS encoding CoA transferase: MSGPLTGLHVVEIATQISGPYAAKLFVDLGAEVIKIEAPEGDPLRRWGPFPAGVTGEQGGLFEYLNAGKCGATLDLGTPAGQEAARELIAGAHVLIENLPPGMIAASGLVPTSSNLVQVSISHFGQTGPWRDRAATPLTMQAVSGWISARDPQRPPVQAGARISEYIAGTYAALGALTALSLGGPGRVVDVSEFESLLSTLPYPMLMAERMRSLGLPPNVRSAPMLGVVAAADGWVGINCLTGQHWLDVCAMLGLTEYAEHQIAIMLGGPERAAFFAEAEPLLAERTVAETVELCQAMRIPAAPVNDGATVLDCPQYAKRGFFLETAGFRRPGAPFRMSRTPVGQPRPAPQHGARAEWSGRAEPWSPATDLMPFAGLRVLDLSTFWAGAYLTCYLGAFGADIVKVESIQRPDGHRYSGAYPFEGEDWYERSALWQATNLNKSDITLDLTSQRGREIARTLAADADVVVENFSPRVVEQFGLDYASLIAIKPDVIAVRMPGFGLEGPWRDYVGWALNIEQTSGMTAATGYPDGPPCNLQGPADPVVGVHAAVALLAALEHRRRTGEGQLIEIAQIEVAACVTAEPVIEYSMTGVVRPRAGNRMSGYLQGVYPTVDEDVWVALSVPDEGVLDHDIFDELVGGWTGTETADKVVETLRAQGIPADRLATGDRMYDFAQLDARRFYEEFNHPVTGPRRYPGWPFRIVPGPAGHHRTGAPTLGRHNDEILRGLGLSDDDLADLREQRVIGERVLGG, translated from the coding sequence GTGAGCGGACCCCTCACGGGGCTCCATGTCGTCGAAATCGCCACTCAGATCTCCGGGCCTTACGCCGCAAAGCTTTTCGTCGATCTGGGCGCCGAGGTCATCAAAATCGAAGCGCCCGAGGGCGATCCGTTGCGGCGCTGGGGGCCCTTCCCTGCCGGCGTAACCGGGGAACAGGGCGGGCTGTTCGAGTACCTCAACGCTGGCAAGTGCGGCGCCACACTGGATCTCGGGACACCGGCCGGGCAGGAGGCCGCCCGCGAGCTGATCGCCGGCGCGCATGTCCTGATCGAGAACCTTCCCCCCGGTATGATTGCGGCTTCGGGGCTGGTGCCCACGTCGTCGAACCTGGTCCAGGTCAGCATTTCTCACTTCGGACAGACCGGCCCGTGGCGGGACCGGGCCGCCACCCCGCTGACCATGCAGGCGGTGTCTGGCTGGATCAGTGCGCGCGACCCGCAGCGCCCGCCGGTGCAGGCCGGCGCACGGATATCGGAGTACATCGCGGGCACCTATGCCGCGCTGGGAGCGTTGACGGCGTTGTCGCTCGGCGGCCCCGGCCGCGTGGTCGACGTGTCCGAGTTCGAGTCGCTGCTGTCTACGCTGCCGTACCCGATGCTGATGGCCGAGCGGATGCGCAGTCTGGGGCTGCCGCCGAATGTGCGGTCCGCACCGATGCTGGGCGTGGTGGCCGCGGCCGACGGCTGGGTGGGAATCAACTGTCTGACCGGGCAACACTGGCTTGATGTGTGCGCGATGCTCGGGCTGACCGAGTATGCCGAACACCAGATCGCGATCATGCTCGGCGGTCCCGAACGCGCGGCGTTCTTCGCCGAGGCGGAGCCGCTGCTCGCAGAGCGCACCGTCGCCGAGACCGTCGAGCTGTGTCAGGCCATGCGCATCCCGGCCGCACCGGTCAACGACGGCGCCACCGTGCTGGACTGCCCGCAGTACGCCAAGCGCGGCTTCTTCCTCGAGACCGCCGGTTTCCGCCGGCCCGGGGCGCCGTTCCGGATGTCGAGGACCCCGGTCGGGCAGCCCCGTCCGGCGCCCCAGCACGGTGCCCGCGCCGAATGGTCGGGTCGTGCCGAGCCTTGGTCACCGGCAACGGATTTGATGCCCTTCGCTGGACTGCGGGTGCTGGACCTGAGCACCTTCTGGGCCGGTGCCTATCTCACCTGCTACCTGGGCGCCTTCGGCGCCGACATCGTCAAGGTCGAGTCGATCCAGCGACCCGACGGGCACCGCTATTCGGGCGCCTATCCCTTCGAAGGCGAGGACTGGTACGAGCGCAGCGCCCTGTGGCAGGCCACCAACCTCAACAAGAGCGACATCACCCTGGACCTGACGTCGCAGCGGGGACGTGAGATCGCGCGCACCCTGGCCGCCGACGCCGACGTCGTCGTGGAGAACTTCTCCCCCCGCGTGGTGGAACAGTTCGGTCTGGACTACGCGTCGCTGATCGCGATAAAGCCGGACGTGATCGCGGTCCGCATGCCCGGCTTCGGGCTGGAAGGCCCGTGGCGCGACTACGTCGGGTGGGCGCTGAACATCGAACAGACATCCGGGATGACCGCCGCCACGGGCTATCCCGACGGGCCGCCGTGCAATCTGCAGGGGCCGGCCGATCCCGTGGTCGGTGTGCACGCCGCGGTGGCGCTGCTGGCGGCTCTGGAGCACCGGCGCCGGACCGGCGAGGGTCAGCTGATCGAGATCGCCCAGATCGAGGTTGCCGCGTGCGTCACCGCCGAACCGGTCATCGAGTACTCGATGACCGGCGTGGTCCGGCCTCGTGCGGGCAACCGGATGAGCGGCTACCTGCAGGGTGTGTACCCGACGGTCGACGAGGACGTGTGGGTCGCGTTGTCGGTGCCCGATGAGGGGGTGCTCGATCACGACATTTTCGACGAGCTGGTCGGGGGTTGGACCGGCACCGAAACGGCCGATAAAGTCGTTGAAACGCTTCGCGCGCAAGGAATCCCGGCCGACCGGCTGGCTACCGGCGATCGGATGTACGACTTCGCGCAACTCGACGCCCGGCGGTTCTACGAAGAGTTCAACCATCCGGTCACCGGGCCGCGGCGATATCCCGGCTGGCCGTTTCGCATAGTGCCGGGACCGGCCGGCCACCACCGCACGGGCGCGCCGACACTGGGCCGGCACAACGACGAGATCCTGCGCGGCCTGGGCTTGTCGGACGACGACCTGGCCGACCTGCGGGAGCAACGGGTGATCGGGGAGCGGGTGCTTGGCGGCTGA
- a CDS encoding acyl-CoA dehydrogenase family protein encodes MHLEYTPEQEQLRAEMRATLERVMTPERIAAIGDNIEGGPAVRDTVRALAQADLLGVGWPEEYGGRGFSAIEQFIFSEEARRVGAPIPLVTLNTVGPTLMQQGTEEQKRRFLPAILDGSVEFAIGYSEPGAGSDLASVRTTAVRDGDEYVINGQKMFTSGAAYADYIWLAVRTDPNAKKHKGISILIVPTSSPGFSWQPLHTMPGISTFYTFYDNVRVPVSALVGEENQGWQLITTQLNFERAALGNLGALEPLFEKTLQWATDTELDGARVIDQPWVQQALARVEAQVAAYKLVNLRVNAAMTKGILNMGEASAAKVFGTELTQQVAGQLLEVLDGNGIRRGPQAPLRGALESAYRQAVINTFGGGANEIQRDIIAMAGLGMPRAPRDLRATEKSGGSQ; translated from the coding sequence GTGCACCTCGAGTACACACCCGAGCAGGAGCAGTTGCGCGCCGAGATGCGCGCGACGCTGGAGCGGGTGATGACGCCTGAGCGCATAGCGGCGATCGGCGACAACATCGAGGGCGGTCCCGCGGTGCGCGACACCGTGCGCGCGCTGGCGCAGGCCGATCTGCTCGGCGTCGGGTGGCCTGAAGAGTATGGCGGACGCGGCTTCTCGGCGATCGAGCAATTCATCTTCTCCGAGGAGGCCCGCCGGGTGGGCGCACCGATCCCGTTGGTGACGCTCAATACGGTGGGCCCGACGCTGATGCAGCAAGGCACCGAGGAACAGAAGCGACGGTTTCTGCCGGCCATCCTCGACGGCAGCGTCGAGTTCGCCATCGGTTACTCCGAACCCGGGGCGGGCAGTGATCTGGCGTCGGTGCGCACCACCGCGGTCCGTGACGGTGACGAGTACGTGATCAACGGCCAGAAGATGTTCACCAGCGGCGCCGCCTATGCCGACTACATCTGGCTGGCGGTCCGCACCGATCCGAATGCCAAGAAGCACAAAGGTATTTCGATCCTCATCGTGCCCACCTCCTCGCCCGGTTTCTCCTGGCAACCGCTGCACACCATGCCCGGCATCTCCACCTTCTACACGTTCTACGACAACGTCCGGGTACCGGTGAGCGCGCTGGTCGGCGAAGAGAACCAGGGGTGGCAGCTGATCACCACCCAGCTGAACTTCGAACGCGCCGCGCTGGGCAACCTCGGTGCGCTCGAGCCGCTCTTCGAAAAGACCCTGCAGTGGGCCACCGACACCGAACTCGACGGCGCCAGGGTGATTGATCAGCCCTGGGTGCAACAGGCTTTGGCCCGGGTCGAAGCACAGGTCGCCGCCTACAAACTGGTCAACCTGCGAGTGAACGCCGCGATGACCAAGGGCATTCTGAACATGGGTGAGGCGTCGGCGGCCAAGGTTTTCGGCACCGAACTCACCCAACAAGTAGCCGGACAGCTACTGGAAGTGTTGGACGGCAACGGGATACGGCGCGGGCCGCAGGCGCCGCTGCGAGGCGCGCTGGAATCTGCCTATCGGCAGGCGGTCATCAACACCTTCGGGGGCGGCGCCAACGAGATTCAGCGTGACATCATCGCCATGGCCGGCCTGGGCATGCCACGGGCACCGCGTGATCTTCGAGCAACCGAGAAATCAGGAGGATCTCAGTGA